One genomic window of Maribacter aquivivus includes the following:
- a CDS encoding HD domain-containing protein, with amino-acid sequence MLKETFTALLLKYTGDERLINVLWTEIEKNYSGKKRHYHTLQHLDNLLSQLTIVKGEIKNWETILFTLYYHDIIYNSTKSDNEEKSAELAEKRMKEISVSSDIINQCKKQISTTKSHHKSIDSDTNYFTDADLSVLGQSWETYDLYYKNVRKEYAIYPAFIYNPGRKKVLNHFLSMDRIFKTDFFYNKFETQAKQNLQRELQSQ; translated from the coding sequence ATGCTAAAAGAAACATTCACAGCACTTCTGCTAAAATATACAGGCGATGAGCGTTTGATAAATGTTCTATGGACAGAAATAGAGAAAAACTACTCTGGCAAAAAAAGACATTATCATACATTACAACATCTTGACAATTTATTATCTCAGCTAACTATTGTAAAGGGAGAAATAAAGAACTGGGAAACGATTTTATTCACACTCTATTACCACGACATAATTTACAATTCTACAAAATCAGACAACGAAGAAAAAAGTGCTGAACTCGCGGAAAAACGTATGAAAGAGATTTCTGTTTCTAGCGACATTATTAATCAATGCAAAAAACAAATTTCAACTACCAAATCGCACCATAAATCAATCGACAGCGATACTAACTATTTTACAGATGCCGACCTTTCTGTATTAGGTCAAAGTTGGGAAACATACGATCTATACTACAAAAATGTTAGAAAGGAATATGCTATCTATCCCGCATTCATTTATAATCCTGGGCGTAAAAAAGTTCTAAATCATTTTTTGTCGATGGACAGAATATTTAAAACTGACTTTTTTTATAACAAGTTTGAAACACAAGCTAAACAGAACTTACAACGGGAATTGCAATCGCAATAA
- a CDS encoding ATP-binding protein — protein MTEIELKSLIKELVSYSQETEWLEFKLNFHSNEEIGERISALANGACLSKKQYGFLIFGVEDKTHNIKGTTFKVKSATKGKEELENWLIQRLDPKIDFKTYEFEYSKGINISMYVIPAAVNRPVKFTNQAYIRIGSYTRLLKEFPEKESKIWNRKDNIKFELQLAKENIDADTVVSLLDTQSYFDLLKLPYPSNRQGVIDKFISEKLIIKKAPKFSITNLGAILFAKNLEDFPDLKRKAIRVIVYKHKNKIETVREQIGGKGYVSGYQGLIDWVNSQLPANEEIGKAFRDDKRMYPEIAVRELLANAIIHQDFEEKGFPMVEIFSDRIEITNPGIPLITPERFIDEYQSRNDALADLMRRLGICEEKGSGIDKVIFYNEMYQLPAPDILIQEKHTKVIMYSYKTLNQMDKKDKIRACYQHCCLKYVSNDKMTNQSLRDRFMIESKNAAIASRIIKEALKENVIKEDDPESNSRKYKKYIPFWA, from the coding sequence ATGACAGAAATTGAACTAAAATCACTTATTAAAGAACTAGTAAGTTACTCTCAAGAAACAGAATGGCTTGAGTTTAAACTAAACTTTCATTCCAACGAAGAAATAGGAGAAAGAATATCAGCTTTAGCTAATGGAGCCTGCCTTAGTAAGAAACAATATGGCTTTCTAATTTTTGGAGTTGAAGATAAGACGCATAACATCAAAGGAACTACTTTTAAAGTTAAATCAGCTACTAAAGGAAAAGAAGAATTAGAAAATTGGTTAATTCAAAGGTTAGACCCTAAAATTGATTTTAAAACTTATGAATTTGAATATTCAAAAGGTATAAATATTAGTATGTATGTAATTCCTGCAGCAGTAAATAGACCTGTTAAATTTACTAATCAAGCATATATTAGAATAGGTAGTTACACCAGGTTACTTAAAGAATTTCCTGAAAAGGAATCAAAAATTTGGAATCGAAAAGATAATATCAAATTTGAACTTCAATTAGCTAAAGAGAATATCGATGCTGACACTGTTGTTTCTCTTTTAGATACTCAATCGTATTTTGATTTATTAAAACTACCATACCCTTCAAATAGACAAGGAGTTATTGATAAGTTTATTTCAGAAAAATTAATCATAAAAAAAGCACCTAAATTTTCCATTACAAATTTAGGCGCAATACTATTTGCTAAAAATCTAGAAGATTTTCCTGACTTAAAAAGAAAAGCAATTAGAGTTATTGTTTATAAACATAAAAACAAAATTGAAACTGTTAGAGAACAGATTGGAGGAAAAGGTTACGTTTCAGGGTATCAAGGATTAATAGACTGGGTAAATAGCCAATTGCCAGCTAATGAAGAAATAGGAAAAGCATTTAGAGATGATAAAAGAATGTACCCTGAAATTGCAGTTCGTGAATTATTGGCAAATGCTATAATTCATCAAGATTTTGAAGAAAAAGGTTTTCCAATGGTTGAAATATTTTCTGATAGGATTGAAATTACTAATCCAGGAATACCTCTTATTACACCTGAACGCTTTATTGATGAATATCAATCAAGAAATGACGCGCTCGCAGATTTAATGAGGAGGTTAGGTATTTGTGAAGAGAAAGGAAGCGGAATTGATAAAGTAATTTTCTATAATGAAATGTATCAATTACCAGCTCCTGATATTTTAATTCAAGAAAAGCACACAAAAGTTATAATGTACTCCTACAAGACTCTAAATCAAATGGATAAAAAAGACAAAATAAGAGCTTGTTATCAGCATTGTTGTTTAAAATATGTCTCTAATGATAAAATGACCAATCAATCTTTACGAGATAGGTTTATGATAGAAAGTAAGAATGCCGCAATTGCATCAAGAATAATTAAAGAAGCACTAAAAGAAAATGTTATAAAAGAAGATGATCCAGAAAGTAACTCAAGAAAGTATAAAAAATACATACCTTTTTGGGCATAA
- a CDS encoding mechanosensitive ion channel family protein, with amino-acid sequence MNDDFHRLLYNYLVESGLSETAASYLNLAILLVIALVVAYFLDLIIWKVLRSVSLKLARKSKTNFDNFLVANRVPRYVAHIIPLSMLVELVPFGFIGFDYAAQMVLKFLNVLFVILALYLVKNIFRSINDYLKTKSRFRDKPMDSYIQVFMIFAWVVGIFTIFAIITEIQVWKFFTALGAGSAVILLIFKDSILGLVASIQVSINDMVRIGDWISFDKFGADGNVVEITLATVKVQNFDNTITTIPTYALISDSFKNWRGMQESGGRRIKRALIISQKSIRFLSDADIEEFQKIQLIQPYLNTRSEQINTYNTANNIDKELAINGRNLTNIGVFRKYVNDYLQSHSAVNKGMTLMVRQLAPTPQGIPLEVYAFSSDKRWENYEYVMADIFDHLLAALPYFQLQVYEIPVPSISGEN; translated from the coding sequence ATGAACGACGATTTTCACAGATTACTATATAACTACCTTGTAGAAAGCGGACTAAGCGAAACTGCGGCATCGTATTTAAACCTTGCCATTTTATTAGTTATTGCACTAGTAGTTGCTTATTTCTTAGATCTTATAATTTGGAAAGTACTGCGGTCAGTATCGCTAAAACTAGCACGAAAATCTAAAACTAATTTTGATAATTTTCTAGTAGCTAATAGAGTACCAAGGTATGTTGCCCATATTATACCGTTGAGCATGTTGGTAGAACTTGTGCCCTTTGGTTTTATTGGTTTTGATTATGCCGCACAAATGGTCTTAAAATTTTTAAATGTACTATTTGTAATTCTTGCCCTTTACCTAGTAAAAAATATATTTAGAAGTATAAATGATTATTTAAAGACCAAATCAAGGTTTAGAGATAAACCTATGGATAGTTACATACAGGTATTCATGATCTTCGCTTGGGTAGTGGGTATTTTTACCATATTCGCCATTATAACAGAAATACAGGTTTGGAAGTTCTTTACCGCCCTTGGTGCAGGTTCAGCCGTAATACTATTAATATTTAAAGATTCTATTCTTGGTCTGGTCGCAAGTATTCAAGTGAGTATCAATGATATGGTTCGTATTGGTGATTGGATCAGTTTTGACAAATTTGGTGCCGATGGTAATGTGGTCGAAATAACTCTTGCAACTGTAAAAGTCCAAAATTTTGATAATACGATTACCACCATACCTACCTATGCGTTGATATCAGATTCTTTTAAAAATTGGCGCGGAATGCAAGAATCTGGAGGAAGGCGTATAAAACGTGCCCTGATCATTAGTCAAAAAAGCATTCGTTTTCTGTCGGATGCAGATATCGAAGAATTTCAAAAAATACAATTAATTCAACCGTATTTAAATACACGATCAGAACAGATCAATACGTACAATACAGCAAATAATATTGACAAAGAGCTTGCTATAAATGGCAGAAATTTGACCAATATTGGTGTGTTCAGAAAATATGTAAACGACTATCTGCAAAGTCATTCTGCTGTAAATAAAGGTATGACCTTAATGGTTCGCCAATTAGCACCAACACCACAAGGTATACCTTTAGAGGTATATGCCTTTAGCTCTGACAAACGTTGGGAGAATTACGAGTACGTAATGGCAGACATCTTTGACCATCTACTAGCTGCCCTACCCTATTTTCAATTACAGGTGTATGAAATACCTGTACCTTCAATTTCCGGTGAAAATTAA
- a CDS encoding universal stress protein — protein sequence MENRILLPTDFSKNSWNAIKYAIKLFENKKCTFYILHAYSKETHGLDNLTLLDPDEAFNKLSELRSRQGLGDILIQLSRFKNNENHEFHVVSESTLLLDAVKNLNEKLHFKMIVMGAKGITNKKGESYGRQTLDILKQIRKCPILVVPAKVDFNHPKEIVLTTNFNTKIKSSEIKYLVEIAKLSNANIQVLSLTQPNKLSFSQKRNKVFIRSQLKGVEYKFNTLRNVKMAIALSCFVEIRASNMISYVDKKPSFWERLGFGKLSLSKLGYYANVPVLALHAK from the coding sequence ATGGAAAATAGAATACTATTACCAACAGATTTCTCAAAGAACTCATGGAACGCTATAAAGTATGCCATAAAACTCTTTGAAAATAAAAAGTGTACTTTTTACATTTTGCATGCCTATTCTAAAGAAACCCATGGCTTAGATAATTTAACCTTATTAGATCCCGATGAAGCTTTTAATAAATTGTCTGAATTAAGATCAAGACAAGGTTTGGGTGATATATTGATACAGTTATCCAGATTTAAGAATAATGAAAATCACGAATTTCATGTAGTATCAGAATCTACCTTGCTATTAGATGCTGTAAAAAACCTCAATGAAAAACTTCATTTTAAAATGATTGTTATGGGTGCAAAAGGCATTACTAACAAGAAAGGAGAATCGTACGGCAGACAAACTCTCGACATTTTAAAACAAATTAGAAAATGCCCCATTTTAGTAGTGCCTGCAAAAGTAGATTTCAATCACCCAAAAGAAATTGTACTCACTACTAATTTCAACACTAAAATTAAATCATCTGAAATTAAATATTTGGTTGAAATTGCCAAATTAAGCAATGCCAACATACAGGTATTGAGTCTAACACAACCTAATAAACTGAGCTTCTCTCAAAAACGAAATAAAGTATTTATTCGTAGTCAGCTCAAAGGCGTAGAATACAAGTTTAACACGTTACGTAATGTAAAAATGGCAATTGCCTTAAGTTGCTTTGTTGAGATTAGAGCCTCTAATATGATCAGTTATGTAGATAAAAAACCTTCTTTTTGGGAACGTCTTGGATTTGGCAAATTATCATTGAGTAAGTTGGGTTACTACGCAAATGTACCAGTATTGGCACTGCATGCCAAATAG
- a CDS encoding GreA/GreB family elongation factor, with amino-acid sequence MKYGNLVIEKKEYVVLKRFMNLSGYYKDDTLRKSVQKLVGELETAIICDASEMYEDVIRFNTTVTIVSENGWHKKFKLVMPTDSDIKNDKISILTPMGAAVIGYSEGDAIVWEFPSGEQKLTIEKVEQENEYMNINMVL; translated from the coding sequence ATGAAGTACGGCAATCTGGTTATAGAGAAAAAAGAATACGTGGTGCTTAAAAGGTTCATGAACCTATCAGGCTACTATAAAGATGATACATTACGTAAATCTGTACAAAAACTGGTTGGTGAATTAGAGACTGCTATCATCTGCGATGCATCAGAAATGTATGAAGATGTTATTCGGTTTAACACCACGGTCACTATCGTATCTGAAAATGGTTGGCATAAGAAATTTAAGTTGGTGATGCCTACTGACAGTGATATTAAAAATGATAAAATATCTATACTTACCCCAATGGGTGCTGCGGTTATTGGGTACAGCGAAGGTGATGCCATTGTGTGGGAATTTCCATCCGGAGAACAAAAATTAACCATAGAAAAAGTAGAACAAGAGAATGAGTATATGAACATAAATATGGTACTATGA
- a CDS encoding Glu/Leu/Phe/Val family dehydrogenase, giving the protein MIAKVASKKAPKQGMLENVMRQFDNAADIIDLNTNIRKILEVTNNEIVVHFPVRMDNGEVEIFTGYRVQHNNALGPYKGGLRYHPTVDIDAAKALAMWMTWKTSLAGLPYGGAKGGIQLDPNKYSNSELERITRRFTYALGDNIGPELDIPAPDVNTNPQTMAWILDTYMSTKSPAERSTNMHVVTGKPVGAGGSKGRDRATGFGVFLTIKFWAESHNVDLKDKKFIVQGFGNVGYWAAYFLVKEGAILTAVQDAYGSIANEEGIDVDQLLDYSKGNKGSILGYAKARTIDSKDFFSLDCDICIPAALGNQITPKNANKIKAYLIAEGANGPTDVDAEEILLKKGIDIIPDILCNSGGVIGSYFEWLQNRNGEIWTLDEVMVKLEKKMKESFTTVLETSKKRKVDMRTAAFIIAIERLEEAYVQRGIFP; this is encoded by the coding sequence ATGATAGCAAAAGTAGCATCTAAAAAAGCACCTAAACAAGGTATGCTTGAAAACGTAATGCGACAATTTGATAATGCCGCAGACATTATTGATCTAAACACCAATATTAGAAAAATATTAGAGGTGACCAATAATGAAATAGTTGTTCATTTTCCTGTGCGGATGGATAATGGTGAGGTTGAAATTTTTACTGGCTACCGTGTTCAGCATAACAATGCGCTGGGACCATATAAGGGCGGACTACGCTACCACCCTACCGTTGATATTGATGCTGCAAAAGCATTAGCAATGTGGATGACTTGGAAAACCTCTTTAGCAGGTTTACCCTATGGTGGTGCAAAAGGTGGTATTCAATTAGACCCTAACAAATATTCTAATTCTGAGTTAGAGCGTATTACTAGAAGGTTTACGTATGCACTGGGCGATAATATTGGTCCGGAGTTAGATATTCCTGCTCCTGATGTAAATACCAATCCGCAGACGATGGCATGGATTCTTGACACATATATGTCTACCAAATCGCCTGCAGAGAGGTCTACCAACATGCACGTAGTTACGGGTAAACCTGTAGGTGCCGGTGGCTCAAAAGGTAGAGACAGAGCTACTGGTTTCGGCGTATTTCTAACCATTAAGTTTTGGGCAGAAAGTCATAATGTAGATTTAAAGGACAAAAAATTTATAGTACAAGGTTTTGGTAATGTTGGGTATTGGGCAGCCTATTTCTTAGTGAAGGAAGGTGCTATTTTAACAGCTGTACAAGATGCCTATGGTAGTATCGCAAATGAAGAAGGTATAGATGTAGATCAATTATTAGATTATTCTAAAGGTAATAAGGGCAGTATACTAGGCTATGCAAAGGCAAGAACAATAGATAGTAAAGATTTCTTTTCGCTAGACTGTGATATTTGTATACCAGCAGCATTAGGCAACCAGATTACACCTAAAAATGCCAATAAGATAAAAGCGTATTTAATTGCCGAAGGTGCTAACGGACCAACCGATGTAGATGCCGAAGAAATTCTATTGAAAAAAGGTATCGATATTATACCTGATATCCTTTGTAATTCTGGCGGAGTGATCGGTAGTTATTTTGAATGGTTACAGAACCGTAATGGCGAAATATGGACTTTAGATGAAGTGATGGTGAAATTAGAAAAGAAAATGAAAGAGTCTTTTACCACTGTTCTAGAAACATCTAAAAAGAGAAAAGTAGATATGCGTACGGCAGCATTTATAATTGCCATTGAGCGATTAGAAGAAGCATATGTACAACGTGGTATTTTCCCTTGA
- a CDS encoding MCP four helix bundle domain-containing protein has product MFTKLKTPQRLHTGFILVIAFLLVLGSNRLYHRHFSTLQNTVNSVYEDRVKVQGYIYQLNNIFHSKRLRFITEDNFTPVATENEKAEKLLSQFALTELTAKEYSALNQLSTQFQKLKIFENKVLESQDNLINGVTILSLQTLKEIDNKLDVLATIQLEESKQMTQLSNKALESNLLMSKLSLGFLILIGLALLALIFYPLKTKQPVLD; this is encoded by the coding sequence ATGTTCACAAAACTTAAAACACCGCAAAGATTGCATACTGGCTTTATATTGGTCATCGCATTTTTATTGGTTTTGGGTTCTAATAGATTATACCATAGACATTTTTCTACCCTACAGAACACGGTAAACTCTGTGTATGAAGACAGGGTTAAAGTTCAAGGTTACATATATCAACTGAACAATATTTTTCATTCAAAGAGGCTTCGGTTCATTACTGAAGATAATTTTACCCCAGTAGCAACTGAAAATGAAAAAGCAGAAAAATTACTTTCTCAATTTGCGCTTACAGAACTAACTGCAAAAGAGTATAGTGCACTTAACCAATTGAGCACACAATTTCAAAAGCTAAAAATATTTGAAAACAAGGTATTGGAATCTCAAGATAATCTTATCAATGGGGTTACCATTCTATCACTACAAACACTAAAGGAAATAGATAATAAATTAGATGTACTGGCAACAATACAATTAGAAGAAAGTAAGCAAATGACGCAGCTATCTAATAAAGCTTTAGAAAGCAACTTACTCATGTCTAAACTATCACTTGGCTTTTTAATACTTATTGGTCTAGCCCTATTGGCATTGATTTTTTATCCCTTAAAAACGAAACAACCCGTCCTTGATTAA
- a CDS encoding GreA/GreB family elongation factor — protein MKYGSLVFEESEFLMIKKYQEENVTFEDYAHKNVLEILSQHMTIAMRLKAEDIPFDIITINSIIKVSGASGIRQTFQIVSPNEIDIKQNKISVISSLGALVIGRAVGDRISYGLPGDRVSLVITKVTQPNSANKNTTEVIETKKVKIH, from the coding sequence ATGAAATACGGCAGTTTAGTTTTTGAGGAAAGTGAATTTTTGATGATTAAAAAATATCAAGAAGAGAATGTAACCTTTGAAGACTATGCACACAAAAATGTGTTAGAAATTCTAAGTCAGCATATGACTATAGCCATGCGTTTAAAGGCAGAAGATATTCCGTTCGACATTATTACTATAAACTCTATTATAAAAGTTAGCGGCGCTTCTGGCATTCGTCAAACTTTTCAAATAGTATCGCCAAATGAAATAGATATAAAACAAAATAAAATTTCTGTCATCAGCAGTTTAGGTGCGTTGGTAATAGGGCGTGCCGTTGGAGATAGAATTTCTTATGGATTACCTGGTGACCGTGTGTCTTTAGTAATCACAAAAGTTACCCAACCAAACTCAGCCAACAAAAACACTACCGAAGTAATTGAAACCAAAAAAGTTAAAATTCATTAA
- a CDS encoding sigma-54-dependent transcriptional regulator — MDLRKENILIVDDDIDILELLQRHLQSMDYHTYKAVSVKEALFILKDTFIDLLITDIQMPEIDGLQLLKFANEHYPEIPKLVVTGYPSVEGTLEVIKSGATDYLTKPFTKLELKEAVEKALKQNTSRKKLVPKAVNQKPNIYADMVGESEAFKKVTNIIERVKDNKATVIVTGESGTGKELVARAIHYSGKFSREPFIAVNCAAIPENLQEAELFGYIKGAFTGANENRNGFFQAAKGGTLFLDEIGTASLAVQTKLLRALQEKEITRVGSQKIEKVDIRIIAATNANLREEIRNNTFREDLYYRLTVVEINVPPLRERKSDIALLTEKFLRKYGIEFKDRLLRISPEALQILQRYNWPGNIRELENVIQRAVIMADGSIEVKDLPDFLKYQIDFSDNELRPLRDIEKEYVQRVLNHTDGNKTKAAEILQIDRKTLREKLK; from the coding sequence ATGGATCTGCGCAAAGAGAACATTCTTATAGTTGATGATGACATAGATATTCTAGAGCTTTTACAAAGGCATCTACAATCTATGGATTATCATACTTATAAAGCAGTTTCTGTAAAAGAAGCATTGTTTATATTAAAGGATACGTTCATTGACCTGCTCATTACCGATATACAAATGCCCGAAATAGACGGACTCCAATTATTGAAATTCGCAAATGAGCATTATCCTGAAATTCCGAAACTTGTGGTTACCGGTTACCCCTCTGTTGAAGGTACTTTAGAAGTTATAAAATCTGGAGCCACAGATTATTTGACCAAACCCTTCACCAAATTAGAACTTAAAGAAGCGGTAGAAAAAGCGCTAAAGCAAAATACATCACGTAAAAAATTAGTACCAAAAGCCGTAAATCAAAAGCCAAATATCTATGCTGATATGGTTGGCGAATCTGAAGCATTTAAAAAGGTCACCAATATTATTGAACGCGTAAAAGATAACAAAGCAACTGTTATAGTTACTGGCGAAAGTGGTACAGGTAAAGAGTTAGTAGCAAGGGCTATTCACTATTCGGGCAAGTTTTCTCGAGAACCTTTCATTGCGGTCAACTGCGCTGCAATACCAGAAAATCTTCAAGAAGCAGAGCTTTTCGGATATATTAAAGGAGCCTTTACAGGAGCAAATGAAAATAGAAATGGTTTCTTTCAAGCAGCAAAAGGAGGCACCTTATTTTTAGATGAAATTGGCACAGCCTCATTAGCCGTGCAGACCAAATTACTGCGCGCGCTTCAAGAAAAAGAAATTACTAGAGTAGGCTCTCAAAAAATTGAGAAAGTAGATATTAGAATTATTGCGGCTACCAATGCCAATTTAAGAGAAGAAATTAGGAACAATACTTTTAGAGAAGATCTGTATTATAGATTAACCGTGGTAGAAATCAATGTTCCTCCCCTACGCGAACGTAAATCTGACATTGCACTATTAACAGAAAAATTTCTACGTAAATATGGCATTGAATTTAAAGATCGATTGTTACGTATTTCTCCTGAGGCTTTACAAATTCTTCAACGCTACAACTGGCCCGGTAACATTAGAGAGCTTGAAAATGTAATACAGCGTGCAGTAATTATGGCCGATGGTAGTATTGAAGTGAAAGACTTGCCAGATTTTTTAAAGTATCAAATTGATTTTTCTGATAATGAGCTGCGTCCGCTTCGTGATATAGAGAAAGAATATGTTCAGCGTGTTTTGAATCATACAGATGGTAACAAAACCAAAGCAGCCGAAATTCTTCAAATAGACCGCAAAACCTTGCGTGAAAAACTGAAATAG
- a CDS encoding sensor histidine kinase — MNTAEDKLRERVKELTCLYEVTSIIVNSDYDQLDASLEAIAYCLKRAWQFENVTEVFLKTGDFHVQTDDYKHDMVTLVSKIKVFNKVEGEVMVGYPSNKYTLDDFLVEEQTLLNNVALDIGNLIERKQIRDSEAITRRKMERTDRLHILGEITAGIAHELNTPLANILGFAELLTDKITDKETVRDLEKIMDSAIFSREIVKKLMFFACEMPQEMKRVQLIPIVTSVIKLLEPSLRSKNLKLTKAFDNENIELRVDTVQLTQVLFNLIMNAIYYSPKGSTITVHVLETESHISIEISDEGNGIPQELEDKVFEPFFTTKPIGEGSGLGLSVVHGIITSHKGKIEHKSNTPKGTIFTVDFPKL; from the coding sequence ATGAACACAGCAGAAGATAAATTAAGAGAACGTGTAAAGGAACTTACCTGTCTTTATGAGGTTACTTCTATTATAGTCAATTCTGATTATGATCAATTAGATGCCTCTCTTGAAGCTATTGCTTATTGTCTAAAAAGAGCTTGGCAATTTGAAAATGTTACGGAGGTCTTTCTAAAAACTGGCGATTTTCATGTACAGACCGATGATTATAAACACGACATGGTCACTTTGGTGTCTAAAATTAAAGTTTTTAACAAGGTTGAGGGGGAGGTAATGGTAGGCTACCCTTCAAATAAATATACCCTTGACGATTTTTTAGTTGAAGAACAGACCTTACTAAATAACGTAGCTTTAGATATTGGTAATCTTATTGAACGTAAACAGATTCGTGATAGCGAAGCCATTACCCGAAGAAAGATGGAACGTACAGACCGCTTGCATATTCTTGGCGAAATTACCGCAGGCATTGCTCATGAATTAAACACTCCCCTTGCCAATATTCTTGGTTTTGCTGAATTATTAACAGATAAGATTACTGACAAAGAGACCGTTAGAGACCTCGAAAAAATAATGGACAGTGCCATTTTTAGTCGAGAGATTGTTAAAAAACTAATGTTCTTTGCTTGTGAAATGCCACAAGAAATGAAAAGGGTACAGCTTATACCTATTGTTACCAGTGTTATAAAACTACTTGAACCTTCTTTACGGTCTAAGAATTTAAAACTAACTAAAGCTTTTGATAATGAAAATATTGAACTTAGGGTAGATACAGTACAGCTGACTCAGGTATTATTTAATTTAATAATGAATGCCATTTACTATTCTCCCAAGGGTAGCACTATTACCGTACATGTTTTAGAAACCGAAAGTCATATAAGTATTGAAATTTCTGATGAAGGTAATGGCATACCTCAAGAATTAGAAGATAAAGTATTTGAGCCTTTTTTTACTACCAAACCTATTGGCGAAGGTTCTGGTTTAGGACTCAGTGTTGTTCACGGAATTATCACCAGCCACAAAGGCAAAATTGAGCACAAAAGTAATACACCGAAAGGGACTATATTTACCGTTGATTTTCCTAAATTGTAA